DNA from Onychomys torridus chromosome 1, mOncTor1.1, whole genome shotgun sequence:
tggttgggaatcttggtttctgggggagccctctcacagatgaaagtatcccagggctctggggtcTTTCATTTGGGGGCTCGTCTGGGATTTGGGCGCTCCCAGACCCAAATTCCAAGGCCAGTTGGAGGTAAGACAGAGCTCTAACATTTCATGTCTttaatgtttgttgtttttttttgttgttgttgttctatgttTTGGGATCCAAAAGTGCCTGTACAGGACTTGTATCTGAATTTGTATTTGGGCCAGTGGGGAAGGCAGACATGCCCAGACCCCTGGTCCCACCCTGGAGTCCCACTCTAGGGtcgtttggagggaggaagagatccGAGTGTCTCTTTGTTCTAGGGAGTTAAGGCACGGCCGGCCCCTCCCGTTTGAAGTTTCCTTCCTCATTTGTACTCACTCGGCACCGCGCAGCGTTTGTCTAgacttgtttgtttctgtttaatgTTGATTGTCTTTATATGTCTGGTGGCCTCTAGAAAAATGGGACAACGACTAACAACCCCCTTAAGCCTCACTTTAGATCACTGGAAAGATGTTACGACCCAGGCCCACAACTTGTCACTGGAGGTCCggaaaaagaaatggattgcTTTCTGTTCTTCAAAATGGCCTGCTTTTAATGTAGGATGGCCAAAGGATGGCTCTTTTAATCTCGATGTTCTCTTACAGGTGAAGGCTCAAGTTTTTCAGCCCAGCCCTCATGGACACCCTGATCAGGTCCTCTACATAGTCATTTGGGAGGATCTTGCCCAAGACCCCCCAAAGTGGATcaagcccttccttccccagcctctgTCCACACCCCCTTTTCCCCTCCCTACACCCTCATCTTCCCTCTATCCCCTAAAAGAATTGTCTGGGTTAAAAGCTAAGGactcttcctcctcacctccccctgTTTTATCTGATGATCAGACAGATTCACTACTGTtagaccccaccaccaccttatGCCCAACCTGCTCGCTtgataagaaaagaacaaaggggCCCCCTAGAGGGCTCCCTTTCCCCACCTGCTTCCTCCCCAGACTCCACTGAACCGGAGGCGGGTCCCCAGGTGCTACCGCAGCCTCTGGCTCCCTCACCACCTCCCAGTAGTCGTATGCGCCTCCGCCGTGATCAAGGAGGGGACGATGAGGGGGTCTGGACAGCCCATGCTCTTCCCCTCTGGACAGTGGCCGGCCAATTTCAGTATTGGCCTTTTTCCGCTTCAGACTTATATAACTGGAAAACTCACAACCCATCCTTTTCACAAGACCCTCAGGCCCTGACAGGCTTGATTGAATCCATTCTGTTAACCCACCAGCCCACTTGGGATGATTGTCAGCAGCTCTTACAGACTCTCCTCACCACGGAGGAACGGCAGCTGGTGTTCCTAGAGGCTCACAAAAATGTTCCAGGAGAAGATGGCAGACCGACACAGTTGCCTAATGAGATGGATGAAATGTTCCCGTTAACCCGCCCTGATTGGGACTTCAACACTGCAGCTGGTAGGAAGCTGCTCCATCTTTATCGCCAGGTTCTGTTGGCGGGTCTCAAAGGGGCTGGAAGGCACCCCACCAATTTGGCCAAGGTATGTGCGATAATACAGGGGGCTAAGGAAACACCCACAGGATTCCTAGAGAGGTTGATAGAAGGATATTGTATGTATATGCCCTTTGACCCCTCTGCTGCAGATAGGCAATCCGATGTCATCATGTCCTTTATCGGGCAATCAGCCCCAGACATACGGACTAAGCTACAGCGGTTGGAGGGGCTTCAGGGGTACACCTTACAGGATTTAGTCAAAGAagcaaaaaagatttttaataaaagagagacacaagaagaaaaggaagaaagactgcGTAGGGAGtaggaggacagagaggacaagCGAGACAAGAGGCGTACTAGGGAGCTAAGTAAAATCTTAAGAGAGAGGAGCTAGGTTAGGTAGGGGCCTGGGAGACGAAAAGAGACCTCAACTGAGCCGCGACCAGTGTGCATATTGTAAGGAAATAGGACACTGGGCCAAGGACTGccctaaaaataaaagacagacaagAGGACCCCGGAAGCTGACAGAAATATTGTCCCTACAGGATGATGAAgactaggacagtcagggccaggagccccccccccctgaGCCCCGGTTAACCCTTCGAGTGGGGGGCCAACCAGTAACCTTCCTGGTTGACACCGGTGCCCAACATTCAGTCCTAACTCAATCAAGAGGTCCCTTGAGTTCTAAGGTGCAGGGTGCCACGGGAGGAAAGCTGTACCGATGGACAACTGAGCGAAAAGTACACCTTGGGACGGGGTTGGTCACTCACTCATTCCTTCTAGTTCCAGACTGCCCCTATCCATTGTTggggagagacctcctctcaaaagTGGGAGCCCAGATTTACTTCCAAGAAAAGGGGCCTCCGTTAGGGGACCCCAAGGACAGCCCCTCCAAGTTCTAACTCTGCGCCTGGAGGATGAACATCGATTACATGAAAGCCCTCAGTCAGCCCAGATCGCCCCTCAATGGTTATCAGATTTTCCCCAGGCTTGGGCGGAGACTGCAGGAATGGGACTGGCTGCAAACCAGCCCCCCCGTGATCATTAGACTTAAGCCCTTGTCTACCCCGGTGATGATACGTCAGTATCCACTAAGCAGGGAAGCCAAAAATGGAATTAGGCCACATATACAAAGACTGCTACAATTGGGCATCCTAAAACCATGCCAAATCCCCATGGAACACCCCCTTATTGCCAGTCAAAAAGCCTGGGACGGGGGACTATCGTCCGGTACAGGACTTAAGAGAAGTAAACAAGAGGACAGAGGACATACATCCTACAGTGCCCAATCCCTAAAACTTGCTAAGTACGCTGACCCCAAGCCACACATGGTATACAGTGCTAGatttaaaagatgctttcttctgcatGAGACTAAGCCCTCAGAGTCAGCCAATCTTTGCTTTGAATGGAGAGATCCAGAATCAGGTTTTTCAGGACAGCTCACATGGATGAGATTACCACAAGGATTCAAAAACTCCCCGACCCTGTTTGACGAGGCTCTACATCAGGACCTGGCTGATTTCAGAGTCAGCCATCCTCAGTTCGCTCTTCTGCAGTATGTAGACGACCTGCTCCTAGCAGCCGAGACTTGAGATGACTGTCTAAAAGGTACTGGGGCCCTTTTAAAAAGGCTAGGGGAATTAGGGTATAGGGCCTCAGCTAAAAAGGCCCAAATTTGTGTCAGACAAGTGACCTACCTGGGCTATAAGCTGGAAGGAGGACAGAGGTGGCTAACAGAGGGTCATAAACAAGCCATCACCCAGATCCCGACACCCACAAGTGCATGGGCCCTGAGGGAGTTCTTGGAAAGCGCTGGATTTTGTCACTTATGGATACCAGGATTTGCTGAGCTGACAGACCTCTCTGTACCCCCTTACCAAGGCCAATGCCCAATTCCGGtgggaaaaagaacaacaacaggcCTTTGATTGAATTAAAAAGGCCTTATTATCAGCTCCAGCTTTGGGCCTCCCAGATGTGAAACAGGCCATTCACTTTATATGGATGAACGACAGGGAATTGCAAAAGGAGTTTTGACCCAAAAATTAGGGCCCTGGAAAAGACCGGTGACCTACGTTTCAAAGAAACTGGACAATGTGGCGGCCGGATGGCCCCCATGTTTCCGTATCATTGCAGCTGTGGCCATATTGGTAAAAGACTCTGATAAGATAACCTTGGGACAGCCCTTGACAGTGACGGCCCCTCATGCCATAGAGACAGTTATTCGCCAGCCCCCTGACCGATGGCTTTCAAATGCCCGGATCACccattaccagacaatgctattAAATCCCGACCGGATTCGGTTTGGGGCTGCAGTCTCTCTCAATCCAGCGACTCTGCTTCCGGACTCGGACTCTCACCTCTCCATCGAACATGTTTGTCACCAAATTCTGGAAGAAGTACACGGGACCCGTGAAGTCTTAACTGACCAACCTCTGCCAGATGctgaacacacatggtacacGGATGGGAGCAATTTCCTGCATAATGGTGAGCGAAAGGCGGGGGCAGCAGTAGTAGATGGAACCACAGTCATCTGGGCATCGGCCCTGGAGCCCGGAACCTCAGCACAGAGGGCCGAACTCATCGCCCTGACGCAGGCATTGACAAAGGCCCAGGGAAAAAAGGTCAACATTTACACAGACAGCCGGTATGCTTTTGCTACCGCGCATGTCCATGGAGAGATTTATCGAAGGCGGGGCCTGTTAACTTCGGCAggaaaagatattaaaaacaaaaaagaaatcctagACCTCCTACAGGCCCTCTTCCTACCTAAAAAGGTGAGCATCATCCATCGTCCGGGTCCCCAGGTGGGGAGGGACCCTGTAGCGATGGGAAACAGCATGGCGGATGAAACTGCTAGGACAACAGCCTTACAAAACCAAACCCTTGCCTTAACCACATCCCAAGAACTGCAGCCCAGCAAACAGCCTCTTCCAGTATTCAGATCTGGACATAGAGATGGCCAAAAAGTTAAAGGCAACCTTTAACAACTCAACTGGAACTtgggaatacaaaaataaaactatactgCCCCAAAAGGATGCAAGGAGACTGGTCACTTACCTGCACAGGTGGACTCACTTGGGTTATAAAAAGCTAGAAACTCTTTTACAGAAAGAGGAACAGTTTCATTACATTCCAGATTTATCGGGCATAATTAAACAAGTTGTAGACTCTTGTATTCCCTGTGCCAAGGTCAATGCAGGCCGGTTCCAGGCACCTACTGGAGTCAGGATGAGAGGAGAACGACCCGGCACCAACTGGGAGATCCATTTCACCGAGATCAGGCCTGGTAAATATGGAGTTAAATATCTTCTAGTCTTTGTAGATACTTTCTCCGGCTGGACAGAAGCCTTCCCCACCAAACAAGAAACAGCACAAGTGGTGGTCAAGAAGATTTTAGAAGAGATCTTTCCTCGATTTGGGCTCCCTAAGGTaatagggtcagataatggccctgcTTTCGTCTCTCAGGTAAGTCAGATGGTGGCCAAGCTTTTGGGGATAAATTGAAAATTACATTGCACTTACAGACCCCAAAGTTCAGGACAGGTAGAGCAAATGAACGGAACGATTAAAGAGACCCTAACCAAATTAGTCCTAGAAACTGGCACTAAAGACTGGGTCCAACTCCTTCCCATGGCCCTGTTTAGAGCTAGAAACACTCCAGCGAGCCATGGACTGACTCCCTACGAAATCCTATATGGGGAACCCCCTCCTATAGCAGATTTCCTTGACCCTGCCATTGATTCCTTGGCAAATACCCAAAGTTTGCAGGTGCTGCTGTGAGCCCTACAACTCATCCAGAGACTGGTGTGGAAGCCCTTGACCACCGTCTAtacagctgggagctccacagtcCCACACCCCTTCCAGATTGGCGATGAAGTGTACGTGAGAAGACACCAATCCAGGACCCTCGAGCCTCGTTGGAAGGGCCCATACACTGTGCTGCTGACCACCCCCATGGCAGTAAAGGTCGATGGCATCGctgcctggatccatgcctcccatctTAAGCCAGCACCCCAGCTGGGACCCGACTGGAAATTGAAAAAGACTAGTAATCCCCTTAAACTTCGAGTCCGCCGAGCTGGTATTGTTTCTCCTACTGGTACTTTTACCCTGTAACCTAGGAGCTAGCTCAGCAGCTAATCCACACTCCCCCCAACATCTGGTTTGGGAAGTCAGCTCTGCTACTGTACAGGTCGTCTGGTTAACTGAAGGCGACCACACCCCCGGAACCTGGTGGCCCACCCTAACACCTGACCTGTGCCAACTATTCATGGGACTGGATACCTGGGATATCCCAGAACAAGAAAACCCAAACGATTTACAGTGGAGAGTAAAAATAGTCCCTCCCCCTTGGTATGGGTGCTCAAACCCACAGGCCCGCGCGGAACTCCATGGTTTGGAGTTCTACATCTGTCCTAGAGAtaggagaaatagaaaacaagttCTAAAATATGGAGGGCCTGAGTCCCTATACTGTGCCAAATGGGGATGTGAGACTACCGGGGATGCCTACTGGGGACCATCTTCCAGTCATGATTGGATTCAGGTCAGAAAGGGCTCTGCGGCAGATTGCTCAAAACAGGCTCTTTGTAACCCCTTGTCCATCATCTTTACAGAACCAGGGAAACAAGTTGAAAATCTAGCCCAGTGGCAAAAAGGTCAGACTTGGGGGTTACGCCTCTAGAAGGAGGGAAATGACGATGGCCTCTGGTTTAAGATTACCCTCCGCCAAAAACCCCTGTCTCATCCAATGATGATAGGACCAAACCCTGTCCTTCATCCCTGCTCTCGGGTACCCCAAGCCCTGCCACCCAAGATTATAACCACAACCCACACCCCCCGTGACTTCAAAAAAccaccctccccctccatcaACAACCATACAGATGTCCTTGATGCCCCCCTTATACAACCTGATTAAGGGAGCCTTCTCTGCCCTTAACTCCACCAAAAGCGACCTCACTCAGTCCTGTTGGCTCTGCCTTTCTGAGGGACCCCCTTATTATGAGGGAACAACCTACAACGGTACCTACAACAACACTGACTCATGCTCCTGGGGAAGGCAAGGTGCCAGCAAACTAACTTTATCTGAGGTATCAGGACAGGGACTATGTCTTGGTACACCACCCCCTGAAAAGAGTCAGCTCTGTGCCCGCACAGAAAAGGTTACAGCTATCACAGGCAAATACTTAGCACCCTCAGACCAGGGATGGTGGGCTTGTAACACCGGTTTAACCGCTTGTATCTCACCAACGCTGATAAACCAGACTGGTTTCTGCGTTCTAGTGCATCTGTACCCTCGGGTTATATACCATGACTCCCCATCTTTTGAAGAACAGATGGAAGGCCTGACCCACCGATACAAAAGAGAACCCGTCACCATGACCCTAGCTGTCCTCATGGGACTGGGAACAGTAGCGGGCATAGCGGGGCGGGAATGGGGAGTGCTGCTTATGTGCAAGGGTATCAGCACATGGAACAGCTAAAGGCCGCTATAGCAGAGGATTTGAGGGGGCTAGAGGCTTCCATCTCTGCATTAGaaacctccctcacctccctgtcAGAGGTTGTGCTCCAAAATCGAAGAGGCCTAGACTTGGTTTTCATTAGAGATGGAGGATTATGTGCGACCCTAaaagaagaatgttgcttctatgcGGACCACACTGGGGTAGTACGTGACTCCATGGCCAAGCTTTGTAAGCGACTGGAGGAGCGAAAATGGGAAAAGGCCGCTGGAGCCAGTTGGTTTGAAAATTGGTGGTCCAAATCCCCCTGGCTCACCACATTGTTGTCTGCGTTAGCAGGGCCCATCATCATCCTACTTTTGCTTTTCACTTTTGGCCCCTACATTCTTAATAGGCTGCTACAATTTATCCGAGAAAGACTGTCCATTACGCAGGCTATGGTATTAACCCAACAATACCAAGCATTAAGAACGACTGACACTCCACAAGATAATATACAGACACcctaaattttaagattaaaattagtccaaagaaaaaggagggaatgagaaaaaaaaaattagacatacattttacaattgcaaattgctgactttgcttctgtaaacttgcttgcattagacactgacccatcctcttcctggaaataagtaaaaagtttcagagcccagccgtcggccttgggacaaggtctgcaattatagattaaaataataataagtccctgtttaaaaaattcctcaaagaggACCCAAAATAAGGACTatctggtgagtccagcaaactaggtcaaatgtcagccaatcacaagcctataACTAtgtgaactcccctccagagtaaccgctccccctagacctccctgagccaaccagtttacgactaatgttacaaaatttcccgtgtaacaaaatgattgctgaaatatatgatgatttttaaattgggccaaacccggggcacctggtatcttatgctaattttataatttctgcctttaaaaatgcttgtaaccgctgctccaggctctctgactgaccaggacagagagcccacttgcaccagtgctgaatacattcctcttgcatgttgcatctgctggtttggaatcttggtttctgggggagccctctcacagatgaaagtatcccagggctctggggtcTTTCAAGGATGTTGACCAATCACTTCGAGCAGCATGTATGTGGTCTCAATTTTCCTCAGGGGCTTCAGGATACCACAGAAGGCTGGTGTGGAGTAACTAATTTTTGCCTGTCATTTCCCCTTCTGAGTCTCCTCTATATTGCCATTTGTTTGTATAGATCAAAAGCTACAACTAAGCAGATCTCATAGAATCTTCTAGAAGCTGAAGTGGCAATCACCGCACA
Protein-coding regions in this window:
- the LOC118569469 gene encoding LOW QUALITY PROTEIN: MLV-related proviral Env polyprotein-like (The sequence of the model RefSeq protein was modified relative to this genomic sequence to represent the inferred CDS: deleted 2 bases in 1 codon); this translates as MSLMPPLYNLIKGAFSALNSTKSDLTQSCWLCLSEGPPYYEGTTYNGTYNNTDSCSWGRQGASKLTLSEVSGQGLCLGTPPPEKSQLCARTEKVTAITGKYLAPSDQGWWACNTGLTACISPTLINQTGFCVLVHLYPRVIYHDSPSFEEQMEGLTHRYKREPVTMTLAVLMGLGTVAGIAAGMGSAAYVQGYQHMEQLKAAIAEDLRGLEASISALETSLTSLSEVVLQNRRGLDLVFIRDGGLCATLKEECCFYADHTGVVRDSMAKLCKRLEERKWEKAAGASWFENWWSKSPWLTTLLSALAGPIIILLLLFTFGPYILNRLLQFIRERLSITQAMVLTQQYQALRTTDTPQDNIQTP